The following proteins come from a genomic window of Athalia rosae chromosome 1, iyAthRosa1.1, whole genome shotgun sequence:
- the LOC105683665 gene encoding arrestin domain-containing protein 2-like isoform X2, which yields MAECGSENECQDAEEWRGTSELKIVLDHPQGVFYPGNRVTGAVLLNINGPRPVLALRLKCEGEGMVFFTDRSAGFRRKFSNTQSYLSVERYLFDGKSEGTIPNGENVFPFSVDLPDEIPCSFEGRYGRVRYSVAAYLERGKVARMTTSVSFTVAPVLDLNQDSLATLPISEDNSKAIVGYSEPLNMLVTLPVRGFVPGQTIPVKIVLKNPSKIEIRKIRVVFKKVITYHADRKSRRHKEIVVEIEIPVIANVDLYETGVDVPAVPPTGMVFCGIIDVWYTLKVEACIEVDEWYLKILKKNLKTRMRIVIGTVPLRHYETPEEEERTFAESDEAHRREFDDKKSVTESTPAKMRSKSNDNKFYKESKIYPSSKPNRDDPTGTDDDGGNGDADSYAPLYQVYKFNKNKDKTSTATDSNIRHH from the exons ATGGCGGAGTGCGGTTCGGAAAACGAATGCCAAGATGCGGAGGAATGGAGGGGTACCTCGGAGTTGAAAATCGTCCTCGATCATCCCCAAGGAGTATTTTATCCCGGAAATCGAGTCACGGGAGCCGTTCTTCTCAACATCAACGGGCCCAGACCAGTTTTGG CCCTCCGATTGAAATGCGAGGGGGAGGGCATGGTGTTTTTCACGGACCGATCTGCCGGTTTCCGAAGAAAGTTTTCCAACACTCAGTCGTACCTCAGCGTGGAGCGGTATCTCTTCG ATGGAAAATCCGAAGGGACGATTCCAAACGGGGAAAATGTTTTCCCATTTTCTGTCGATCTTCCCGACGAGATACCTTGCAGTTTCGAGGGGCGGTACGGACGAGTCAGATACAGCGTGGCAGCATATTTGGAGAGAGGTAAAGTCGCACGCATGACGACAAGCGTATCGTTCACGGTGGCTCCTGTTCTAGACCTGAATCAAGATTCCTTAGCTACG CTACCGATCAGCGAGGATAATTCCAAGGCAATTGTAGGCTACAGCGAGCCCCTGAATATGCTGGTGACGTTACCGGTCCGAGGATTCGTTCCTGGACAGACGATCCCGGTTAAAATCGTCCTTAAAAATCCTTCGAAAatcgagataagaaaaattcgagtGGTCTTTAAGAAG GTGATAACGTATCACGCTGACCGGAAGTCCCGACGACACAAGGAGATCgtggttgaaattgaaataccgGTAATCGCGAACGTCGATTTATACGAAACCGGAGTCGACGTACCGGCGGTACCTCCCACAGGAATGGTGTTCTGCGGTATAATCGACGTCTGGTATACCCTGAAGGTCGAGGCGTGCATCGAGGTAGACGAATGGTATTTGAAGATTctcaagaaaaatttgaaaaccagGATGAGAATCGTCATCGGCACCGTACCCCTCAGACACTACGAAACTCCCGAGGAAGAGGAGCGAACTTTTGCGGAATCGGACGAAGCGCACCGTCGCGAATTCGATGACAAAAAATCCGTAACAGAATCAACCCCCGCGAAAATGAGGTCAAAGTCCAATG ataataaattttacaaggAGAGTAAAATTTATCCCTCGTCAAAACCGAACCGCGACGATCCCACGGGCACGGATGATGACGGAGGTAATGGAGACGCGGATTCTTACGCACCGTTGTATCAGGTGTACAagttcaataaaaataaagataagaCATCCACGGCGACTGATTCTAATATCAGGCATCATTAA
- the LOC105683665 gene encoding arrestin domain-containing protein 2-like isoform X1, with protein MAECGSENECQDAEEWRGTSELKIVLDHPQGVFYPGNRVTGAVLLNINGPRPVLALRLKCEGEGMVFFTDRSAGFRRKFSNTQSYLSVERYLFDGKSEGTIPNGENVFPFSVDLPDEIPCSFEGRYGRVRYSVAAYLERGKVARMTTSVSFTVAPVLDLNQDSLATLPISEDNSKAIVGYSEPLNMLVTLPVRGFVPGQTIPVKIVLKNPSKIEIRKIRVVFKKVITYHADRKSRRHKEIVVEIEIPVIANVDLYETGVDVPAVPPTGMVFCGIIDVWYTLKVEACIEVDEWYLKILKKNLKTRMRIVIGTVPLRHYETPEEEERTFAESDEAHRREFDDKKSVTESTPAKMRSKSNGIDNKFYKESKIYPSSKPNRDDPTGTDDDGGNGDADSYAPLYQVYKFNKNKDKTSTATDSNIRHH; from the exons ATGGCGGAGTGCGGTTCGGAAAACGAATGCCAAGATGCGGAGGAATGGAGGGGTACCTCGGAGTTGAAAATCGTCCTCGATCATCCCCAAGGAGTATTTTATCCCGGAAATCGAGTCACGGGAGCCGTTCTTCTCAACATCAACGGGCCCAGACCAGTTTTGG CCCTCCGATTGAAATGCGAGGGGGAGGGCATGGTGTTTTTCACGGACCGATCTGCCGGTTTCCGAAGAAAGTTTTCCAACACTCAGTCGTACCTCAGCGTGGAGCGGTATCTCTTCG ATGGAAAATCCGAAGGGACGATTCCAAACGGGGAAAATGTTTTCCCATTTTCTGTCGATCTTCCCGACGAGATACCTTGCAGTTTCGAGGGGCGGTACGGACGAGTCAGATACAGCGTGGCAGCATATTTGGAGAGAGGTAAAGTCGCACGCATGACGACAAGCGTATCGTTCACGGTGGCTCCTGTTCTAGACCTGAATCAAGATTCCTTAGCTACG CTACCGATCAGCGAGGATAATTCCAAGGCAATTGTAGGCTACAGCGAGCCCCTGAATATGCTGGTGACGTTACCGGTCCGAGGATTCGTTCCTGGACAGACGATCCCGGTTAAAATCGTCCTTAAAAATCCTTCGAAAatcgagataagaaaaattcgagtGGTCTTTAAGAAG GTGATAACGTATCACGCTGACCGGAAGTCCCGACGACACAAGGAGATCgtggttgaaattgaaataccgGTAATCGCGAACGTCGATTTATACGAAACCGGAGTCGACGTACCGGCGGTACCTCCCACAGGAATGGTGTTCTGCGGTATAATCGACGTCTGGTATACCCTGAAGGTCGAGGCGTGCATCGAGGTAGACGAATGGTATTTGAAGATTctcaagaaaaatttgaaaaccagGATGAGAATCGTCATCGGCACCGTACCCCTCAGACACTACGAAACTCCCGAGGAAGAGGAGCGAACTTTTGCGGAATCGGACGAAGCGCACCGTCGCGAATTCGATGACAAAAAATCCGTAACAGAATCAACCCCCGCGAAAATGAGGTCAAAGTCCAATGGTATCG ataataaattttacaaggAGAGTAAAATTTATCCCTCGTCAAAACCGAACCGCGACGATCCCACGGGCACGGATGATGACGGAGGTAATGGAGACGCGGATTCTTACGCACCGTTGTATCAGGTGTACAagttcaataaaaataaagataagaCATCCACGGCGACTGATTCTAATATCAGGCATCATTAA
- the LOC105683770 gene encoding rac GTPase-activating protein 1-like: MSTSLSILATHDELVRCTNVLVNGSCEEEFLRFAINQEEMRQKWLASVQECQRLHSALEKSHLEATDLERKLSHARRLLDEEKRRRRIVEDQRNALERQISMVRDLFLIDGGRNLNDETREKLQFLNNTTLNGRSSNIHMKDLHNTDKLNTIAELDSTGSLLSDMSCFSKSEDDLDTSAVIQLNQKKREWKEHRPSGEYSAKKRRSSIHKNVDLNVSDRIVTTTTVVVPKDGPITASSVIEAVPGNENTDPNQHSFHKSHKSVDRSRPKTSHGNDNNPLINVAPSAPKADIMTSGSDSESVFKPSPNIGGYTLNTKSSRGHSFTAKTVIKPEICTPCGKRIRFGRVALKCRECRATSHTECKDLVPLPCVPTGNTPTLRGISGTIADYTPMIPPMVPSLVVHCINEVELRGMGEQGLYRVNGGSSDVKCLKEKFLKGKGAPNLSEVDIPTICSTLKDFLRTLREPLITVGLWGDFARATTIADKQDADAALYQAISELPQPNRDTLAFLILHLQRVSSSPECKMPINNLAKVFGPTLVGYSCQELSPNSMLSETKSQVAIVENLLKIPSDYWANFVNSEGLNGVGTPKTGELRHTPSTESLLKRTTSRGFFNTPISSSRTFMRKNKKYFATPPSKATH; the protein is encoded by the exons ATGTCAACTTCGTTATCCATACTTGCTACCCATGATGAATTGGTGCGGTGCACCAATGTCCTTGTCAATGGATCCTGTGAAGAAG aatttctaCGCTTTGCAATTAACCAGGAAGAGATGAGGCAAAAATGGCTAGCATCTGTGCAGGAATGTCAACGGCTTCATTCTGCTTTAGAAAAATCTCATTTAGAGGCAACAGAtctggaaagaaaattgagtcATGCTCGAAGATTACTTGACGAAGAGAAACGCCGGCGACGTATTGTTGAGGATCAAAGAAATGCTTTG GAACGACAAATTTCTATGGTCCGTGATCTCTTCCTCATCGATGGAGGTAGAAACTTGAACGATGAAACACGGGAAAAGCTACAATTTTTGAACAACACAACGTTAAATGGTCGCAGTAGTAACATACATATGAAAGATCTGCATAATACCGATAA GCTAAACACAATTGCAGAATTAGATTCAACTGGATCTCTTTTGAGCGATATGAGTTGTTTCTCCAAATCTGAAGATGATCTAGATACCAGCGCTGTTATCCAACTAAAccagaaaaaaagggaatggaAAGAGCACAGACCTAGTGGTGAATATTCGGCTAAAAAGCGACGCAGCAGCATACATAAAAATGTTGACTTGAATGTATCGGATCGGATAGTAACCACTACTACTGTTGTCGTGCCTAAGGATGGGCCCATCACAGCTTCATCTGTGATAGAAGCTGTCCCTGGAAATGAAAACACAGATCCAAACCAACATAGTTTCCATAAAAGTCACAAGAGTGTAGATCGCTCTAGACCCAAAACTTCACACGGGAATGATAACAACCCGTTGATCAATGTCGCT CCCTCTGCTCCAAAAGCAGATATCATGACATCCGGCTCAGACTCCGAAAGTGTATTTAAGCCAAGCCCCAACATTGGCGGGTATACTTTGAACACCAAATCATCCAGAGGTCACAGTTTTACAGCTAAAACTGTCATTAAACCAGAAATCTGCACACCTTGTGGTAAAAG AATTCGGTTCGGAAGGGTAGCTCTAAAATGTCGAGAGTGCAGGGCTACTTCTCACACCGAATGTAAAGATCTAGTGCCGCTGCCTTGCGTACCTACTGGGAACACACCGACCCTGCGTGGGATATCT GGAACAATAGCAGATTATACACCTATGATCCCACCTATGGTACCCTCACTGGTTGTACATTGCATCAACGAAGTAGAATTGCGTGGGATGGGAGAACAGGGATTATACAGAGTAAACGGTGGGTCGAGCGACGTGAAATGCTTGAAGGAAAAGTTTCTCAAAGGAAAGGGTGCTCCCAATCTTTCTGAAGTTGATATACCAACAATTTGTTCTACTTTGAAAGACTTTTTGAG AACCCTTCGAGAACCTTTGATCACAGTTGGACTCTGGGGAGATTTTGCCAGGGCAACAACTATCGCTGACAAACAAGATGCGGATGCAGCCCTTTATCAAGCAATCTCCGAACTCCCACAACCAAATCGTGACACTTTGGCATTTTTGATATTGCATTTACAACGAGTGTCCAGTAGCCCGGAATGTAAAATGCCCATTAATAATCTGGCCAAAGTATTTGGGCCCACTCTTGTTGGCTACAGCTGTCAGGAACTATCCCCGAATTCAATGCTCAGCGAAACCAAAAGCCAAGTTGCA ATAGTGGAGAATTTATTAAAGATCCCGTCGGATTACTGGGCAAACTTCGTCAATTCAGAAGGATTGAATGGAGTAGGAACGCCCAAAACTGGAGAATTGAGACACACTCCTTCTACTGAATCACTTCTCAAGCGAACAACGTCTCGAGGATTTTTCAATACTCCCATTAGTTCGAG tcgGACGTTCATGaggaagaataagaaatacTTCGCAACACCGCCGTCAAAAGCAACCCACTAA